In Salvelinus alpinus chromosome 32, SLU_Salpinus.1, whole genome shotgun sequence, the sequence CTCTTTAGGGGCAACAgtggggtctggtttaggggatgtCTCCTCTTTAGGGGTGACGGTTAGCTCCTGTTGTGGGGATGTCTCCTCTTTAGGGGTGACGGTTAGCTCCTGTTGTGGGGATGTCTCCTCTTTAGCGGTGACAGTTTGGTCTGGTTTTGTGGTTGTTTCTTCTTTAGGGGTGACAGTGGGGTACGGTTTAGGGGATGTTTCTTCTTTAGGGGTCACAGTGGGGTACGGTTTAGGGGATGTTTCTTCTTTAGGGGTCACAGTGGGGTACGGTTTAGGGGATGTTTCTTCTTTAGGGGTGACAGTTTGGTCCGGTATTGGGGATGTCTCTTCTTTAGGGGTGACAGTGGGGTACGGTTTAGGGGATGTCTCCTCTTTAGGGGTGACAGTGGGGTCCGGTTTAGGGGATGTCTCTTCTTTAGGGGTGACGGTTGGCTCCTGTTGTGGGGATGTCTCCTCTTTAGGGGCAACAGTGGGGTCCGGTTTAGGGGATGTCTCTTCTTTAGGGGTGACGGTTGGCTCCTGTTGTGGGGATGTCTCCTCTTTAGCGGTGACAGTTTGGTCTGGTTTTGTGGTTGTTTCTTCTTTAGGGGTGACAGTGGGGTACGGTTTAGGGGATGTTTCTTCTTTAGGGGTCACAGTGGGGTACGGTTTAGGGGATGTTTCTTCTTTAGGGGTGACAGTTTGGTCCGGTATTGGGGATGTCTCTTCTTTAGGGGTGACAGTGGGGTACGGTTTAGGGGATGTCTCCTCTTTAGGGGTGACAGTTTGGTCCGGTATTGGGGATGTCTCTTCTTTAGGGGTCACAGTGGGGTCCAGTTTAGGGGATGTCTCTTCTTTAGGGGTCACAGTGGGGTACGGTTTAGGGGATGTTTCTTCTTTAGGGGTCACAGTGGGGTCCAGTTTAGGGGATGTCTCAGATTCTTTCCGTTTTTCCTCACCCATTGAGACATCTTTTGTGACCTTTTCACTGCCATTATGTTCTTTCTGCACAACACTTTTTACACTATCATCCTTGCTGCTCATTTCTGGCTCTGTCGGACCCACCTCCTTTTTAAGTGTCTTTTGCACAGGCTCTTCCTTACACTCACTTGTTGTGCTTAGAATTCTGTCTGGCATTTTACCTCCTACTGTTTTCTCATCTTGTGTCATTTCTACACTAGAATCATCTGGTGACTTCACCTGCTCCACTGTCTCCTTGGTTGAACTGCTCTTCAGCTCTGCAGTGATATCAGGGGATTCCATGTCCTTCTCTGTGGGCTCAGGGAGATCCTCTTCTTGTGTTGTCACAGCACTCTCTGCCTCTTGAGGTTGGTCTGACTCTCTGTGCTCCTTCTGATCAGGTTTCTGCTCCAGTGTTGGGGCACTCTGCTCTGtcagatatacattttttctctCTTTGATGGGACTTTCTTTTGGGCTGTCTTGATGTTGCTCTGTTGGGGCACTCTCCTCTTTCAGATCTACCTCTTTTTTCTCTTTTAAAGggctttctttttttctctcctctgACACCTTTTTGGGTTCTTTGGAGATGTCCTCTGTGGGGACCTGTGGTTCACCCTTTATTGAACTTCCTGTTTTGCTATCCTCTGACTCTGATGTTTTGGGTTCTGTTGAGATGTCACCATTCATGGGAACCTCTGGTTGGGATTTGCCATGTTTTGGGGTGTCATCTTTTTCTAATGTCTCCTTTATCTCGCTGTCTAGCTTCTCTGTTGTGTCCAgtttttccttctctccctcactgGTGGCCTCAGCTGAGTTGACTTCACTTTGTGTATTTTCACCTCTGTCAATGTCCTCTGTCTTTTTGATTACATCTGGCTCACCCcccttttcctcctctctttcatcctctccctcctctccatttTCACCCTCGCTAGGGCTAACTCCATCTCCATTTACCTCAACCTCTGCTGATGTTACCATCTGCTGTCTCTTAGACTCTTCCTCCTGTTCACCCTCTTCCTCCGGGGCGTCCACTTCAACATCCACTTtacctctatctttctctttctgctCATCCACCTCttccccactcctcctctcagCTTTGTCACTCTCTTCTCCCTGCTTCTGTCTCAACTCGTCTCCCTCTCCCCCGACCGTCTCCTCGGAGCCTGTCTCCTCGATCTCGGACATCTCCATGTCTCTGGTGGTCTCAGTGATGATCTCCTCAACAAACTTGTACTGGGGCTCAGACCTGCGTGTGGGCCCTCCCTGTCGGGCCAGGCAAGGCAGGGTGTAGACGGGGGACTGGCGGTAGATGCAGGGCATGGAGATGTGGGTGTCAGAGATGGTGTACAGACGGGACTCCTCACCCTCCAGGAGTTTCCTATAGGGAGGCAGAGAGACGTGTTATTACCGTCATGACTATTATATGGATATGTCCCAATATGTTAGCCTCGTAAATGCCAGACTGATCACCGCTGCACACACCCATGTCAGCTCGTGAGATCAGTGTGTGTGGATATGTCTGAATATCCATATCATGATTAAAGTGTCATTCTGTGTTGTGATGTGGTCTATGTTCATTTGATGTTAAATATGAAATCAAACTATTTCAATAAAATGTCTACTGTTTCATTTGTTCACCATTGACTGTGTTTTGTAGTAATCTCTCACCATCGCTATGACACTTTTGCACAGTTTTGCTCTAACACAGCACTAAGTTGAATCAGATGTGTTAGCGCTGGGCTAGAATAAAATGTCCACACCCTGGTTATCCTCAGAAATAGATCCAGGAACACACTATAAACTATATGGTATTTTCCTCAGTCAATGATTTTATATATGGGAGAGAGTTGATGTCTCTTACCTATAAGAGAGAATCTCCACATCCAAAGCCATTTTGACATTCAGCAGGTCCTGGTACTCTCTCAGGTAGCCAGACATGTCTAGTTTAGCATTGGTCAGCTCATTCTCCAGCTGCCTGATAGTGTCCTGGACAGAAAAGCACACAAGAGTCAATAATAGGGTCAACCAACCACTTTGGTTGGTATGACAACAAGGAGACATTTAGGGGGGGAAATAGTGTTCTACTCCTATAGGCCTATATGAGGAAATGATGTTCCAGTAATGATACAGTACACATGGGGCCTATATTTGTGGCCTACACCTACAGCATAGCCCTGAATACAAATATGAATCATAAAAATGTGTATGTTTACTTACAATTGTTAGAGGTACAAAATAAACCACAGTCTACCTGGTAATGAATCATTTCCGCATAGTGACGCTCCTCCAGCTCTTGTAGTTGTTTTTCCAGGGCCTCTCTCATTCCTTTCCCACAGTCCAGTTCAATTGTTTTCCCCTGCAGGCGCCTTCTATTCTCCTGGATCTCCTGCTGGGTCGCCTTCAGcgcctctctgttgctctctgccGCTTTGGTTAACTTTGCGAACTGGACACGGAAGCCCTCCTCGGCCTGCTGAAAGTCGGAGGTGGCGTGACCTTCTAACTGCACACGGATGTCCCGGAGAGCCGCAGTGATGTCAGGTTTGCCAAAGTCGTGCGCCTTGACCGTTTCTTGAGCCTCTTGGATCTGGGCCACCATTTCTGATACCTCGTCTTCATGGTTCTTCTTCAGGAAGTGGATCTCGTCCACCAGAGACTGCGCTTTCTCGTCCAACTGAAGTTTGGCGAGGTATGCATCGTTGGCGTCCTTTTTCAGCACAAGGATGCCGTTCTCTGCATCAGAGCGGTCACGTGCCTCCTGCTCGTACTTGTCTCTCAAGGTGAGGAAATCTTCCTCCAGGTTCTGATGCTCTATCTCGATCTGACGCTTCTGAAGGGTGATGTCATGAACTAGGTTCCTCAGGTCCATAAGCTCCGGCTCGTGCTCCTGGGCCAGAGACGCAGGGGACTGTGCCTTTTGTTTGATTTCCTCGATTTCCCTCTCAAACAATTCATTTTGATGCTCCAAATGACGCACCTTCTCTATGAATCCGGCAAAACGGTCGTTCAGCCCATGGAGCAGTTCTTTCTCATTCATTTTCGTCAACACCCCGGTAAATGTGTTTGATAAATCGAAAAGGCTCTCCGATGATCTCGGAACGGATCCGAATTCGCTCTTCAGCGTCGTCACATATCCTCTGTTCGTGTATGCGGTAGTCGACTCAAAGCCAACGGTCCTGGACGCAGAGGGGGATCCGGTCAGTTTGGGTTGATAGCAGCAATACTCAGCTTGAGCTGCCCTATGCGGAGAACCTGAGCGATAGTCCATTCTGTGGCTCATATTGCCTCAGTAAACTCAGCCGTGTTGGTGTGCAGGATAAGCACCGCGGCTCCTACCTTTTATACCCCCTCTGTCTGCTCGCGCTGCAGAATAGAACTGTCCATAGTGCTGAAAATGTATAGAATCAGCTGTAGGCTTGACTGTCTGCCAACGTGCGCGTCctcacctgtgttctctctctctccatttctttctctccctcatcttTTTGTCGTAGACAGCATTGACGCATAGGAGATCATTTCACTTTGAAACGCCAGCAGTCTACAATGACACCTCAAAATTACAAGTCATATGTCTTTAATACATTGTCAGGTGGTCAAACTATTGTTTTATCCATATCTTTCCTTGTTTGGatgatttttttatattttagaaAGGGGCCGCAGATTCTGGTTTGGCTGAATGTGCTTGCCTTGTAATAtaactgtatattactgtatataagAGACTGTAATGCAAGTGTAAAATAGTCATGTAAGAATGACCCTAAGCCTAGACATAACTGCTCCCATTTCTCAGTCAAGTAGCACTTTTAAAGGGCATTTCaaacacttttcaacctcatatacATCATCTCCAGCACGAAACCAGTGAAAATTAGGTTGAAAATGGGTGGAATTGCTCTTTAATCTTGCACCTTTTTACAAATGTCTACATGAGGAAAATGCATGGGTCTGCTTGGCTTGGCGGAGACAGGCTGTCTGAAAAGGGTTGGCCTGGATGTGTTCCAGTGATACAGCTTTCATTTACACCTCACAGTATACGGTAGGTTGCTCATAGAAATCAATGATGTATTTCAGTGAATAATGTGAATATGATATCAGAATATGACATTTACTCTCTTAATCAGACATGAAAACCTCTATAGAGAGAGATTAGTAAATAGAAAATGTGACTAAACAATGTCTCAGcaaacatattttttattgtaaaaTAGTGTATCACCACTAAAACAAGCACTACATTAACTCCATGTCACTTGATAGATGTTTGTTAGAAAAGGATACAAAGTGATTCACATATTTTAACACATTTCACATTCAACATTTTTATAATTTCGGGGTATTGTAATATGTAACCCCTAACTGCCCTCACCCCACCCCCTATGCAAAAAAAGTTTTGAGAAAGTGCTTTTAGATCAGGTGAAAGTTACTCAGtagatacactgactgtacaaaacatttggaacaccttcctaatattgcgttgcactcaattcatcagggcatggactctacaaggtattgaaagcattccacagggatgctggcacatgttgattccaatgcttcccacagttgtgtcactgTCAAGTTGTCTGAATCTCCTTTGGAGATtcagaaactgttgagtgtgaaaaacccaacagcgttgcagttcttgacaaacttAAACCGGTGCTCCttgtacctactaccataccccgttgaaaggcacttaaatattaagtcttgcccattcaccctctgaatggcacacacacaatccatgtctcaattgtctcaaggcttaaaaatccttctttaacctgtctgctcctcttcatctacactgtttgaagtgtacttaacaagtgacatcaataagggatcatagctttcacctggattcacctggtcaatctatgtcatggaaagaagaggtcttcctaatgttttgtaaactcattGTATATAGACTGAATTAAAATATAAATCCAGAAATTATGTACAgagccttgcgacatggggccatgcattatcatggccccatgtcgcaaggctcTGTACATAATTTCTGGATTTATATTTTAATTCagtggtcatgggtgcacctcagccacgctcaaggtcataaacgatatcataaccgccatcgataagagacattactgtgcagccgtattcatcgacctggcccaaggctttcgactctgtcaatcaccacatccttattggcagactcaacagccttggtatctcaaatgattgcctcgcctggttcaccaactacctatctgatagagttcagtgtgtcaaatcggagggcctgttgtccggacctcttgcagtctctatgggggtgccataggattcaattctcgggccgactctcttcactgtatacatcaatgatgtcgctctcgttGCTggcgattctctgatccacctctacgcaggcgacaccattctgtatacttttggcccttctttggacactgtgttaactaacctccagacgagcctcaatgccatacaactctccttccgtggcctccaactgctcttaaatgcaagtaaaactaagtgcatgctcttcaaccgatcactgcccgcacctgcccgcccgtccagcatcactactctggacagttctgacttagaatatgtggacaactacaaatacctaggtgtctggctagactgtaaactctccttccagactcacattaagcatctccaatccaaagttaaatctagaatcggcttcctatttcgcaacaaagcctccttcactcatcaaacataccctcgtaaaacggactatcctaccgatccttgacttcggctatttcatttacaaaatagcccccaacactctactcagcaaactggatgtagtctatcacagtgccatccgttttatcaccaaagccccatatactacccaccactgcgacctgtatgctctcgttggctggccctcactacatatccatcgccaaacccactggctccaggttccTATAAgtgtttgctaggtaaagcccggccttatctcagctcactggtcaccatagcacccactcgtagcacgcactccagcaggtcactcccaaagccaattcctcctttggccgcctctctttccagttctctgctgccaatgactggaacgaactgcaaaaatctctgaagctggagactcttacctccctcactagctttaagcaccagctgtcagagcagctcacagatcactgcacctgtacatagctcatctgtaattagcccatccaatctacctcatccccatactgtatttatttatttatcttgctcctttgcaccccagtatctctacttgcacattcatcttctgtacaccctaccattccagtgtttaattgctatattgtaattactttgccaccatggcctatttattaccttacctctcttatcctacctcatttgcacatgctgtatatcgatttttctactgtatttttgattgtatgtttgtttattccatgtgtaactctgtgttgttccaTGTGTCGAACTTctttgcttaatcttggccaggtcacagttgtaaatgagaacttgttctcaactagcctacctggttaaataaaggtgaaataaaaaatgtataaataaatctTTCTCTGTGTTTTATATGTAGGCCTATCTTTTCATGCATCTTTACCTTAGTTAGCTTATTAGATCAAATCGATTGCATGCTGGCATTATTCAAATCATATTCAAAATCACAACTCGCTTGTAGGAATAAAAGTTTGGGCATAGGCTACTCACATTATCGATGGCAATGATGCCCCCTTGTCTCACAAGCTCAAGAGACTTCTCGTAATATCTGTCATAGTTCCGTTTATCCGCATCGATGAACACAAAGTCATAGGTGCCAGCTTCCCCAGCAGTTATCAACTCATCTAGGACAAACAAAAGATCACGTTGAAAAGGATTCACCCGTTTCACAACGGAATCGTGTTTGGGTTCTTTAAAATCAGTCACCTACCCAGTGTTTTTATACACATTAATTTGATCCTCGACTCCATTCTAGAAAAGAGAAAGGATGACAAGGGTAGTTAGTTACATGTCTTTCATTGTCTAGGCATCTGTACTGTTAAGTCCATTTAGATGTTTCAATGTGCTTTAAATAAAATGTTGACTTGATTTCGAGTTTAGATGGTTTGAAGCAGACGATACCAACCATTTTCTGTCACAATGGTTGACCTGTGTTGTGTACAGTAGTATTTCTACTGTTTGGAGGGGGGCATTACGTTCATTGTAGGGATTCTCTGCTGCTTGGCTTTGCACCTTTTCGTAGACACTTTCTTCTGAGCAGACGGCCTCACTACTCCACCCACAGCACTTTGTGAAGTCTGACTGACAGATGTTAGATACTGAATATGCTGTATTGAAGCTTTTGGAGAGACAATCAATGTTTCTGAATTCCAACAGGTTGAATGGGTTTAGATGTTGTTTTGGGGTTGAATACTGGACAAACAGATCTAATTCCTGTCTAGAGGAATATTGGAGCAAGTAAACTAGCTGAATGACTAGCGGAATGTTGATCTGACCTCTTTAAAGAAAGGTTTAGCAATGTTCACGTATTCGTCGTCTATTTCACATGCTACCACTTGACCACTCTGGTACAACCAACATCATGTTCAGGGTGTTGTACCCCGTGTACATCCCTGGAGAGAGGAAAATATTAACATTAGTCTCTTCTGATATTAGAACGAGGGCAGTTCATTCAGAATTAGTGAATGTTGAAAAGATTGGCACAATGAAAGATGTTCCAAATAATAGAGTAACATTAAATGTTTTCAGGATGAAGCTTGTTTTATCATTACATACCAATTTCAATGGTTTTGCTGGCATTGATCAGTTTGGCCAGATTTGCCATCAGTTGTGCTTGTTCACTAGCAACCAGCATGATGCTCCATGGGTCCTCAAGGGTTTTCTGCAACATGAAGGAAggataatttttattttatttaactaggtaaaccagttaataacaaattcaatGATGGCCTATCAAAAGGCCTTCTGCGGGGACtcatgggatttttttttttttaaatataggacaaaacacacatcacgacaagagagacaacacaacactacataaagagagacctaagacaacaacataggaaggcagcaacacatgacaacacagcatgttagcaacacatcatgacaacaacatggtagcaacacaagatagtagtagcacaaaacatggtacaaacattattgggcacagtcaacagcacaaagggcaagaaggtaaagacaacaatacatcacacaaagcagccacaactgtcagtaagagtgtccatgattgagtctttgaatgaagagattgacaTAAAACTGtctagtttgagtgtttgttgcagctcgttccagtcgctagctgcagtgaactgaaagacgagcgacccaggcatgtgtgtgctttggggacctttaacagaatgtgactggcagaatgggtgctGTATGTGGAAGATTAGGGCTGCAGTAgctatctcagataggggggagtgaggcctaagagggttttataaataagcatcaaccagttggtcttgtgacgggtatacagagatgaccagtttacagaggagtatagagtgcagtgatgtgtcctataaggagcattggtggcaaatctgatggcctaATGGTAAAGAACCTCTagcgagagcacccttacctgccgatctataaattacatctccataatctagcttgggtaggatggtcatctgaatcagggttagtttggcagctggggtgaaagaggagcgattacgatagaggaaacaaaGTCTaaatttaactttagcctgcagctttgatttgtgctgagagaaggacagtgtaccgtcttcCCATACATGACCTTTGTtgtggaggtgttcagaacaaggttaagggttgAAAAAGCTTGTTGgtcactaagaaagctttgttacAGAGCGTTTAACATAAAATCAGAATGATGTTGTTTGATTTCAAACATCAACAAAAAAAGACTAAAACATGACTTTTTTTATGACATAATCTAATCGAACAATGTAATTACGCTGTATTGCTGACTGCAGCTTCTCAGCACAGTGTTTGTATAGTACTGTGCTGACCTCTAGTGGTTATAGTAGCCTATTGAACTGTCATGATACTGTAGAAAACCAGTGTCTCTCTGTACACATCTGgtttgtatgtacagtacattccTGCTTTTCATCTCATAAACACCCTGGTTCTCCCCAGTCTTACCAGTCCAACCCTAGCCCTAGTTTCATGTCctcatcccggttcaaccctaacactagcctcaaaaacaaccacaaccctaaccctggctctaacccagtccaGCCTTACCAGTCTGAGTTTGGTCATGACAGGATGTTCTCTCAGTGAGTTGTTCACGACATACTGCAGCACTGGGTCGTTCTTCCCTCCACTGTGGCTCTTACCTGGCAGGGCAGATCCAATTCCTGTGCCTGACCAAAAAAACATCAGTTACAAATTTAGTTTTGCATGGTAACCCATCTAAACGTCATTTTGATTGTCAGCCCCAAAGCCGTGTTCGCAACCATGGCAAATATTAATTACAGCGTGTTCAGGATTTAGCAAGTTAACCTTTGTAACGAATTCTTTACTGTCAACATCAGGATAAGAAATTGCAGTGCTTAAAGATGTTAAAAAGATGGATATTCTCTGATTGCACACTAAACTTGGTGCATGGCATGCATATGTATGTTTCCTATTTACTAATCAGGCCCGTCCTGAAACTGTGTGCGTATCAACAAACATTAAACCCCCGCCTGAAAATGCCCATCGTTCACCTTTTATTGTGACAATAACGCCCTTATTTCCTGTATACTTTGGAACTAGGCCAAGGCATTTTTCTAAAGGAAATAGTGAACTTGATCAAATGTCTTTGAAGGTGATGACAGAATGTTAAACCTTTGCAGTGACATTTGCTGTAGGCCGTGGCTATCTGACAAACAACATTTTTATGAAAGACAACAACAAAGGCAAATAGCTGTGGACCTGTAAACAGACCGTTTGAATTCAATAGGACCTAATGTTTTGCATTGACTTTTTCTCCAACCTACGCTGCTGCACTGCGTAAATTCTAGAACATTGTCTACTCACAGTGATGGCCACACACTTCAATGCAAAATGTCATATGTCTGTTCACCTGTtaaattctactgtatgttataaaCCAGCTTCCTTTCTGTGCATAGAGCAAAATACTTGAATTAATAGCGTATCTAATAGGCCCAGTGAAATGAGAGATGCGCATGGTAATTGTTTGTAGTCTGTGGTGGCTACTTCGGGAATATGAACCCATCATGGCCAAAAAAGTTTAagaatttattctgcaatggttCTGAAAATATGTATTATGTGTATAAACGCAATATTGtctactagagaaatgtgaaatTACAGTATTCAGACGAAAACTACAGAAGTAACCTACCACCGTCTGTGCCACTGTTAATAAACTGTGCTCTGGATCTGAGCTCTGGATCGGATGATTTAGAGTCAAATAACTTGTCTATTTACTACTATGAAGTGGGTGCAATTAAAGGAGATATGGGACAAATAGTATACAGTACTTGTTCTAGGACTATGTGCTAGCAACCTGGTGAGTATGAAACCATCACAGAAAAGGTCAGGAATTTATTATGCAATGATCAtggaaattaaataaataatagccTAGAAAATAGATGCCTATTTCTAATTATTTTAAAAT encodes:
- the LOC139562544 gene encoding neurofilament medium polypeptide-like, with protein sequence MSHRMDYRSGSPHRAAQAEYCCYQPKLTGSPSASRTVGFESTTAYTNRGYVTTLKSEFGSVPRSSESLFDLSNTFTGVLTKMNEKELLHGLNDRFAGFIEKVRHLEHQNELFEREIEEIKQKAQSPASLAQEHEPELMDLRNLVHDITLQKRQIEIEHQNLEEDFLTLRDKYEQEARDRSDAENGILVLKKDANDAYLAKLQLDEKAQSLVDEIHFLKKNHEDEVSEMVAQIQEAQETVKAHDFGKPDITAALRDIRVQLEGHATSDFQQAEEGFRVQFAKLTKAAESNREALKATQQEIQENRRRLQGKTIELDCGKGMREALEKQLQELEERHYAEMIHYQDTIRQLENELTNAKLDMSGYLREYQDLLNVKMALDVEILSYRKLLEGEESRLYTISDTHISMPCIYRQSPVYTLPCLARQGGPTRRSEPQYKFVEEIITETTRDMEMSEIEETGSEETVGGEGDELRQKQGEESDKAERRSGEEVDEQKEKDRGKVDVEVDAPEEEGEQEEESKRQQMVTSAEVEVNGDGVSPSEGENGEEGEDEREEEKGGEPDVIKKTEDIDRGENTQSEVNSAEATSEGEKEKLDTTEKLDSEIKETLEKDDTPKHGKSQPEVPMNGDISTEPKTSESEDSKTGSSIKGEPQVPTEDISKEPKKVSEERKKESPLKEKKEVDLKEESAPTEQHQDSPKESPIKERKNVYLTEQSAPTLEQKPDQKEHRESDQPQEAESAVTTQEEDLPEPTEKDMESPDITAELKSSSTKETVEQVKSPDDSSVEMTQDEKTVGGKMPDRILSTTSECKEEPVQKTLKKEVGPTEPEMSSKDDSVKSVVQKEHNGSEKVTKDVSMGEEKRKESETSPKLDPTVTPKEETSPKPYPTVTPKEETSPKLDPTVTPKEETSPIPDQTVTPKEETSPKPYPTVTPKEETSPIPDQTVTPKEETSPKPYPTVTPKEETSPKPYPTVTPKEETTTKPDQTVTAKEETSPQQEPTVTPKEETSPKPDPTVAPKEETSPQQEPTVTPKEETSPKPDPTVTPKEETSPKPYPTVTPKEETSPIPDQTVTPKEETSPKPYPTVTPKEETSPKPYPTVTPKEETSPKPYPTVTPKEETTTKPDQTVTAKEETSPQQELTVTPKEETSPQQELTVTPKEETSPKPDPTVAPKEETSPKPDPTVTPKEETSPKPVPAVTPNVET